The following proteins are co-located in the Methylomonas sp. 11b genome:
- a CDS encoding Uma2 family endonuclease, translating into MSAQPQFEQTWISLEDYLAAELLSDTKHEYDDGELVAMSGTSKNHERIKGNVSAALHVHLRGQPCEPFSSDVKLKIGNYLFYPDAMVVCNDTSTHDYYAEAAVLVVEVLSKSTRRRDETLKRRLYQTIPTLEEYVLIEQDIVDVEVCRRSEGWVSNHYFLGDDVPFESVGLTLSVADIYARVDNDDMRTFIAEQAAAEASQA; encoded by the coding sequence ATGAGCGCGCAACCACAGTTTGAGCAAACCTGGATTTCTCTCGAAGATTATCTGGCGGCGGAATTACTGAGCGATACCAAGCACGAGTATGACGATGGCGAACTGGTGGCGATGTCTGGAACCAGTAAAAATCACGAACGCATTAAAGGTAATGTTTCTGCCGCGTTGCACGTGCATTTGCGTGGCCAACCATGTGAACCGTTCTCCTCCGACGTAAAACTCAAAATCGGTAACTATTTGTTTTACCCCGATGCCATGGTGGTCTGTAACGACACATCCACCCATGACTATTACGCCGAGGCAGCAGTACTGGTCGTCGAAGTGCTGTCAAAATCCACCCGTCGCCGCGACGAAACCCTCAAGCGCCGCTTGTATCAAACTATCCCGACGTTAGAGGAATACGTACTGATCGAACAAGACATCGTCGACGTCGAAGTCTGCCGCCGTAGCGAAGGCTGGGTCTCCAATCACTATTTTCTCGGCGATGACGTGCCGTTCGAATCGGTTGGATTGACTCTCAGTGTCGCTGACATTTATGCCAGAGTCGATAACGACGATATGCGCACATTTATCGCCGAACAAGCCGCCGCCGAAGCATCCCAAGCCTAA